CTCGAGTTCTTCGCCACGTAGTCGTCGGTCAGCCTCTCGCCTCCGACGGTCCTTCCACGGTTCTCCAGGATCAGCGTCAGCGTAGCCGCGTCCACAGGGCCGAAGGCCACGTAGTCCTTCACCTTCTGGATCATGCCCCTATAGTTGGGCGTGTCCGGGACGACGACGCAGTGGTTGATCTGGTTGAGCCGGAGCATCTTCAGCGTATCCTTGATCTCGGGCTTCGTATTCACGGAGCCCCTGAGCCTAATGATCGCGTACATTACTGGGCGCCTCCCTTATACCGCATGGTAGTGGTCTGCAGGAGCGCGTTGTACGTCGCCAGCGCGAAGTTGATGGTCGACCGGGTCTCGCCCTCGGTCCTGGTCCAGACATCCTTGATGCCCGCCATTTCCATCACTTTCTTCGCCGGCCCGCCGGCCGCGATGCCCAGGCCTCTGGGCGCCGGCATCAGCTCTATTGTAATAGAGCCGGCCTTGCCCTCGACCAGGCAGGGGACGGTGTGCTCAAGGCCGCAGCCGCATTCCCATGAGCCGCAGCCGCGCTTGATCTTGACGATGTTCATCTTCGCCATCTCGATGGCTTTTCTTATAGCCGGGCCGACCTGGACGTCCTTGCCCTCGGCGATGCCGACGTAGCCGTTCCCGTTCCCGACGACTACGGTGGCCCTGAACTTTACACGGCGGCCGGAGTCGGTCATCCTCTGCACCATGCTGATATCCAGCACCTCGTCAACGAGGTCCGGGATAAGGGCGTCGATGATCTCGGGCTCCTTGATGGGCAGCCCCGTATCAAAGGCATCCTCGAC
This genomic window from Methanocella sp. contains:
- a CDS encoding 30S ribosomal protein S5, whose translation is MAYEREEVWVPKTRLGKMVSSGQIKTVEDAFDTGLPIKEPEIIDALIPDLVDEVLDISMVQRMTDSGRRVKFRATVVVGNGNGYVGIAEGKDVQVGPAIRKAIEMAKMNIVKIKRGCGSWECGCGLEHTVPCLVEGKAGSITIELMPAPRGLGIAAGGPAKKVMEMAGIKDVWTRTEGETRSTINFALATYNALLQTTTMRYKGGAQ
- a CDS encoding 50S ribosomal protein L30; this translates as MYAIIRLRGSVNTKPEIKDTLKMLRLNQINHCVVVPDTPNYRGMIQKVKDYVAFGPVDAATLTLILENRGRTVGGERLTDDYVAKNSSYKSIKEFAEALESGNATIKDLPGLNPVFRMHPPRKGHAGLKRTFQQGGALGNYGEEISRLVEKMR